A single genomic interval of Spinacia oleracea cultivar Varoflay chromosome 6, BTI_SOV_V1, whole genome shotgun sequence harbors:
- the LOC110778381 gene encoding ethylene-responsive transcription factor CRF2 yields the protein MMESPQTFPPIKYTEHRNQTILQKQIRNKSYPDINNHSVYPKIVRISVTDADATDSSSDEEYDVAASDDFRRRRIKRFINEVSIEPCSSSSYVSAPTVSSSEGLRESGGAVAEVAANGAVSKRPKKRGKCSSVKQVQGTNGNGNGGKKFRGVRQRPWGKWAAEIRDPLRRQRLWLGTYDTAEEAAMVYDNAAIQLRGPNALTNFSTPHNPDNHQQQPPQELKPKKLSLSTTSSCVDDDEDGSHLAPSICSPTSVLRFQPEPESEPISPKEEAQVVKEEENVQPLGPMVSSPYVSCVDSLFPSGFFDFDTTVPSVPDLFEQPGFGSDGGHVFIDDCKLGMFFDHHDDGDFLGLSGWSSNDYFPDIGDIFGSDPLVAI from the coding sequence ATGATGGAGTCTCCTCAAACATTTCCTCCGATTAAATATACGGAGCATAGAAATCAGACGATTCTTCAGAAACAAATCCGGAATAAGTCATACCCTGACATAAATAATCACTCTGTTTACCCAAAAATAGTGAGAATCTCTGTCACTGATGCGGATGCCACTGATTCTTCCAGTGATGAAGAATACGACGTCGCCGCCTCCGATGACTTCCGACGACGTCGTATTAAGAGGTTTATTAATGAGGTTAGTATTGAGCCTTGTTCTTCTTCCTCTTATGTTTCTGCTCCTACTGTTTCTTCTTCGGAAGGTTTGAGGGAGAGTGGTGGGGCCGTTGCGGAGGTGGCGGCGAACGGTGCCGTTTCGAAGAGGCCGAAGAAGAGAGGGAAATGTTCCTCTGTGAAACAGGTACAGGGGActaatgggaatggaaatggaggGAAGAAGTTTAGAGGAGTGAGGCAGAGGCCGTGGGGGAAATGGGCGGCGGAGATTCGAGATCCTCTCCGACGCCAACGGTTGTGGTTGGGAACTTACGACACCGCCGAGGAAGCTGCCATGGTTTACGACAACGCTGCTATTCAGCTTCGTGGGCCCAACGCGCTCACTAATTTCTCTACTCCTCATAACCCAGAcaaccaccaacaacaaccgCCACAGGAACTCAAACCAAAGaagctttctctctccaccaCGTCATCCTGCGTTGATGATGACGAAGATGGCTCCCACCTTGCTCCCTCTATCTGTTCCCCAACCTCCGTACTCCGGTTTCAGCCCGAACCCGAGTCTGAACCCATCAGCCCGAAGGAAGAGGCCCAGGTAGTCAAAGAGGAGGAAAATGTGCAGCCGTTGGGTCCCATGGTTTCGTCACCTTATGTGTCATGCGTTGATTCGTTGTTCCCAAGTGGTTTCTTTGATTTTGACACAACAGTTCCAAGCGTGCCCGACTTGTTTGAGCAACCGGGTTTTGGGAGTGATGGTGGACACGTGTTCATTGATGATTGTAAGCTGGGGATGTTCTTTGATCATCACGATGATGGTGATTTCCTCGGGTTATCGGGTTGGTCAAGTAATGATTATTTTCCGGACATTGGCGATATATTTGGGTCCGACCCACTCGTTGCTATCTGA